The following are from one region of the Harpia harpyja isolate bHarHar1 chromosome 4, bHarHar1 primary haplotype, whole genome shotgun sequence genome:
- the ST14 gene encoding suppressor of tumorigenicity 14 protein isoform X3 yields the protein MNNLEEGVEFLPAMNSKKMEKRGPKRRVVVTVVVIVFLLISLVTGLLVWHFQYRNVPVRKVFNGHLRVLNWDFLDAYENSSSPDFIMLAKKVKSTVEEIYRNHADIGPYHKETVITAFSEGSVIAYYWSEFHVPKYREESLDRAMADKQSLVQRWNPRLRNPMLKVESVVAFPVDPSIAYSARDKSCVFALHAKEGEITTFTTPGFPNSPYPNNALCYWALRADANSIISLTFKTLELEQCTDDSDYIKVYNSLSPVEPHALVRLCGNYAPSYNLTFLSSQNVMLVTLVTNKEGRFPGFKAEFFQLPKMKVCGGTLKGESGTFMTPYYPAHYPPATDCVWNIEVPSNKNVKVRFNTFFVLEPGIPVSHCTKDYVEINSTKYCAERPQFVVASTNNKIEVRFHSDQSYTDTGFSAEYLSYDSSDPCPGKFTCNTGRCIDRSMRCDGWLDCVDGSDERSCTCTDQQFRCQNGWCKPKFWVCDNVNDCGDNSDELQCSCAADSFKCNNGKCIPDTRKCDGKDDCGDGSDEGSCSNAVHTAVPCKEYTYKCRSGRCISKQNPECDGEQDCEDNSDEENCNCGIRSYVRKSRIVGGQNSDVGEWPWQVSLHVKGQGHICGASLVSESWLVSAAHCFLQLQGIRYSDPSLWTAYLGLTNQGNRNGANVQTRKIKRIISHPFFNDYTYDYDIAVVELQSPVTFSSVVQPICLPDTTHNFPVGKDLWVTGWGATMEGGSGASILQKAEIRLINQTVCNELLTDQLTPRMMCVGILTGGVDACQGDSGGPLVSVEPSNRMFLAGVVSWGDGCAQRNKPGVYSRLTSLRDWIKEQTGL from the exons ATGAACAACCTGGAGGAAGGCGTGGAGTTCCTCCCTGCCATGAACTCCAAGAAGATGGAGAAGCGCGGCCCAAAGCGGCGGGTGGTCGTCACCGTAGTGGTCATTGTTTTCCTGCTCATCTCCCTCGTCACCGGCCTCCTGGTTTGGCACTTCCAAT ACAGGAACGTGCCCGTCCGCAAGGTTTTCAATGGCCACTTGCGGGTTCTGAACTGGGACTTCCTTGATGCTTACGAGAACTCCAGCTCGCCGGACTTCATCATGCTGGCCAAGAAAGTGAAGAGCACG GTGGAGGAGATCTACAGGAATCATGCAGATATTGGCCCTTACCACAAAGAGACAGTGATAACTGCGTTCAG CGAAGGCAGTGTCATTGCCTACTACTGGTCAGAGTTCCATGTCCCCAAGTACCGGGAGGAGAGTCTGGACAGGGCGATGGCGGACAAGCAAAGCCTGGTCCAGAGGTGGAACCCCCGCCTGCGAAACCCCATGCTGAAGGTGGAGTCGGTCGTCGCTTTCC ccGTTGACCCCAGCATAGCTTACTCTGCTCGGGACA AGAGCTGCGTGTTTGCCCTCCACGCCAAGGAAGGGGAGATCACCACTTTCACCACGCCGGGCTTCCCCAACAGCCCGTACCCCAACAACGCGCTCTGCTACTGGGCACTGAGGGCGGACGCCAACTCCATCATCAGCCTGACCTTCAAGACGCTGGAGCTGGAGCAGTGCACGGATGACAGTGACTACATCAAGGTGTATAACTCTCTGAGCCCCGTGGAGCCCCATGCTTTGGTGAG GCTCTGTGGGAATTACGCCCCATCCTACAACCTGACCTTCCTGTCCTCCCAGAACGTTATGCTTGTCACGTTGGTTACCAACAAGGAGGGGAGATTCCCTGGCTTTAAGGCTGAGTTCTTCCAGCTTCCAAAGATGAAAG TCTGCGGTGGGACTCTGAAAGGAGAGAGTGGCACCTTCATGACTCCCTATTACCCGGCACACTACCCCCCAGCCACGGACTGTGTCTGGAACATAGAG GTTCCCTCTAACAAGAACGTGAAGGTGCGTTTCAACACGTTCTTTGTGCTGGAGCCCGGGATCCCCGTCAGCCACTGCACCAAGGACTACGTGGAGATCAACAGCACGAA GTACTGTGCGGAGCGTCCCCAGTTTGTGGTGGCCAGTACTAATAACAAAATAGAGGTCCGGTTCCACTCAGACCAGTCCTACACGGACACTGGCTTCTCAGCTGAGTACCTGTCCTACGACTCCAGCGATC CCTGCCCTGGCAAGTTTACCTGCAACACTGGCCGCTGCATTGACAGAAGCATGCGCTGCGATGGGTGGCTGGACTGCGTAGACGGCAGCGACGAGAGATCCTGCA CCTGTACCGACCAGCAGTTCAGGTGCCAGAACGGCTGGTGCAAGCCCAAATTCTGGGTCTGCGACAATGTGAACGACTGCGGCGACAACAGCGACGAGCTGCAGTGCA GCTGTGCAGCTGACAGCTTCAAGTGCAACAACGGGAAGTGCATCCCTGACACACGCAAGTGTGACGGCAAGGACGACTGCGGGGACGGGAGCGACGAGGGCAGCTGCAGCAATG CGGTCCACACAGCAGTCCCCTGCAAGGAATACACGTACAAGTGCCGCAGCGGGCGCTGCATCAGCAAACAGAACCCGGAGTGTGACGGGGAGCAGGACTGCGAAGACAATTCTGACGAGGAGAACTGCA aCTGCGGGATCCGCTCCTACGTGAGGAAGTCACGGATCGTCGGTGGGCAGAACTCGGATGTGGGAGAATGGCCGTGGCAGGTCAGCCTCCACGTCAAGGGCCAGGGCCACATCTGCGGGGCCTCGCTGGTCTCGGAGAGCTGGCTGGTGTCGGCCGCGCATTgcttcctgcagctgcagggcatCAG GTACTCCGACCCCAGCCTGTGGACAGCCTACCTGGGCCTGACCAACCAAGGCAACCGCAACGGAGCCAACGTGCAAACACGGAAAATCAAGCGCATCATCTCCCACCCCTTCTTCAACGACTACACCTACGACTACGACATCGCCGTGGTGGAGCTGCAGAGCCCCGTCACCTTCTCCTCCGTCGTCCAGCCCATCTGCCTGCCCGACACCACCCACAACTTCCCCGTGGGCAAGGACCTGTGGGTCACCGGATGGGGAGCGACCATGGAAGGAG GCAGCGGAGCCTCCATCTTGCAGAAAGCAGAAATCCGGCTCATCAACCAGACTGTGTGCAACGAGCTGCTGACCGACCAGCTGACGCCGCGCATGATGTGCGTGGGGATCCTGACGGGCGGCGTGGACGCCTGCCAG GGAGACTCCGGGGGTCCCCTGGTCAGTGTGGAACCCAGCAATCGGATGTTCCTGGCCGGTGTAGTGAGCTGGGGCGACGGCTGCGCGCAGAGAAACAAGCCTGGAGTCTACAGCCGGCTCACCAGCCTGCGAGACTGGATTAAAGAGCAGACGGGCCTTTAG
- the ST14 gene encoding suppressor of tumorigenicity 14 protein isoform X2, with translation MDKDMNNLEEGVEFLPAMNSKKMEKRGPKRRVVVTVVVIVFLLISLVTGLLVWHFQYRNVPVRKVFNGHLRVLNWDFLDAYENSSSPDFIMLAKKVKSTVEEIYRNHADIGPYHKETVITAFSEGSVIAYYWSEFHVPKYREESLDRAMADKQSLVQRWNPRLRNPMLKVESVVAFPVDPSIAYSARDKSCVFALHAKEGEITTFTTPGFPNSPYPNNALCYWALRADANSIISLTFKTLELEQCTDDSDYIKVYNSLSPVEPHALVRLCGNYAPSYNLTFLSSQNVMLVTLVTNKEGRFPGFKAEFFQLPKMKVCGGTLKGESGTFMTPYYPAHYPPATDCVWNIEVPSNKNVKVRFNTFFVLEPGIPVSHCTKDYVEINSTKYCAERPQFVVASTNNKIEVRFHSDQSYTDTGFSAEYLSYDSSDPCPGKFTCNTGRCIDRSMRCDGWLDCVDGSDERSCTCTDQQFRCQNGWCKPKFWVCDNVNDCGDNSDELQCSCAADSFKCNNGKCIPDTRKCDGKDDCGDGSDEGSCSNAVHTAVPCKEYTYKCRSGRCISKQNPECDGEQDCEDNSDEENCNCGIRSYVRKSRIVGGQNSDVGEWPWQVSLHVKGQGHICGASLVSESWLVSAAHCFLQLQGIRYSDPSLWTAYLGLTNQGNRNGANVQTRKIKRIISHPFFNDYTYDYDIAVVELQSPVTFSSVVQPICLPDTTHNFPVGKDLWVTGWGATMEGGSGASILQKAEIRLINQTVCNELLTDQLTPRMMCVGILTGGVDACQGDSGGPLVSVEPSNRMFLAGVVSWGDGCAQRNKPGVYSRLTSLRDWIKEQTGL, from the exons ATGGACAAG GACATGAACAACCTGGAGGAAGGCGTGGAGTTCCTCCCTGCCATGAACTCCAAGAAGATGGAGAAGCGCGGCCCAAAGCGGCGGGTGGTCGTCACCGTAGTGGTCATTGTTTTCCTGCTCATCTCCCTCGTCACCGGCCTCCTGGTTTGGCACTTCCAAT ACAGGAACGTGCCCGTCCGCAAGGTTTTCAATGGCCACTTGCGGGTTCTGAACTGGGACTTCCTTGATGCTTACGAGAACTCCAGCTCGCCGGACTTCATCATGCTGGCCAAGAAAGTGAAGAGCACG GTGGAGGAGATCTACAGGAATCATGCAGATATTGGCCCTTACCACAAAGAGACAGTGATAACTGCGTTCAG CGAAGGCAGTGTCATTGCCTACTACTGGTCAGAGTTCCATGTCCCCAAGTACCGGGAGGAGAGTCTGGACAGGGCGATGGCGGACAAGCAAAGCCTGGTCCAGAGGTGGAACCCCCGCCTGCGAAACCCCATGCTGAAGGTGGAGTCGGTCGTCGCTTTCC ccGTTGACCCCAGCATAGCTTACTCTGCTCGGGACA AGAGCTGCGTGTTTGCCCTCCACGCCAAGGAAGGGGAGATCACCACTTTCACCACGCCGGGCTTCCCCAACAGCCCGTACCCCAACAACGCGCTCTGCTACTGGGCACTGAGGGCGGACGCCAACTCCATCATCAGCCTGACCTTCAAGACGCTGGAGCTGGAGCAGTGCACGGATGACAGTGACTACATCAAGGTGTATAACTCTCTGAGCCCCGTGGAGCCCCATGCTTTGGTGAG GCTCTGTGGGAATTACGCCCCATCCTACAACCTGACCTTCCTGTCCTCCCAGAACGTTATGCTTGTCACGTTGGTTACCAACAAGGAGGGGAGATTCCCTGGCTTTAAGGCTGAGTTCTTCCAGCTTCCAAAGATGAAAG TCTGCGGTGGGACTCTGAAAGGAGAGAGTGGCACCTTCATGACTCCCTATTACCCGGCACACTACCCCCCAGCCACGGACTGTGTCTGGAACATAGAG GTTCCCTCTAACAAGAACGTGAAGGTGCGTTTCAACACGTTCTTTGTGCTGGAGCCCGGGATCCCCGTCAGCCACTGCACCAAGGACTACGTGGAGATCAACAGCACGAA GTACTGTGCGGAGCGTCCCCAGTTTGTGGTGGCCAGTACTAATAACAAAATAGAGGTCCGGTTCCACTCAGACCAGTCCTACACGGACACTGGCTTCTCAGCTGAGTACCTGTCCTACGACTCCAGCGATC CCTGCCCTGGCAAGTTTACCTGCAACACTGGCCGCTGCATTGACAGAAGCATGCGCTGCGATGGGTGGCTGGACTGCGTAGACGGCAGCGACGAGAGATCCTGCA CCTGTACCGACCAGCAGTTCAGGTGCCAGAACGGCTGGTGCAAGCCCAAATTCTGGGTCTGCGACAATGTGAACGACTGCGGCGACAACAGCGACGAGCTGCAGTGCA GCTGTGCAGCTGACAGCTTCAAGTGCAACAACGGGAAGTGCATCCCTGACACACGCAAGTGTGACGGCAAGGACGACTGCGGGGACGGGAGCGACGAGGGCAGCTGCAGCAATG CGGTCCACACAGCAGTCCCCTGCAAGGAATACACGTACAAGTGCCGCAGCGGGCGCTGCATCAGCAAACAGAACCCGGAGTGTGACGGGGAGCAGGACTGCGAAGACAATTCTGACGAGGAGAACTGCA aCTGCGGGATCCGCTCCTACGTGAGGAAGTCACGGATCGTCGGTGGGCAGAACTCGGATGTGGGAGAATGGCCGTGGCAGGTCAGCCTCCACGTCAAGGGCCAGGGCCACATCTGCGGGGCCTCGCTGGTCTCGGAGAGCTGGCTGGTGTCGGCCGCGCATTgcttcctgcagctgcagggcatCAG GTACTCCGACCCCAGCCTGTGGACAGCCTACCTGGGCCTGACCAACCAAGGCAACCGCAACGGAGCCAACGTGCAAACACGGAAAATCAAGCGCATCATCTCCCACCCCTTCTTCAACGACTACACCTACGACTACGACATCGCCGTGGTGGAGCTGCAGAGCCCCGTCACCTTCTCCTCCGTCGTCCAGCCCATCTGCCTGCCCGACACCACCCACAACTTCCCCGTGGGCAAGGACCTGTGGGTCACCGGATGGGGAGCGACCATGGAAGGAG GCAGCGGAGCCTCCATCTTGCAGAAAGCAGAAATCCGGCTCATCAACCAGACTGTGTGCAACGAGCTGCTGACCGACCAGCTGACGCCGCGCATGATGTGCGTGGGGATCCTGACGGGCGGCGTGGACGCCTGCCAG GGAGACTCCGGGGGTCCCCTGGTCAGTGTGGAACCCAGCAATCGGATGTTCCTGGCCGGTGTAGTGAGCTGGGGCGACGGCTGCGCGCAGAGAAACAAGCCTGGAGTCTACAGCCGGCTCACCAGCCTGCGAGACTGGATTAAAGAGCAGACGGGCCTTTAG
- the ST14 gene encoding suppressor of tumorigenicity 14 protein isoform X1 has translation MERGPTAAGAGMRYSAQPQDMNNLEEGVEFLPAMNSKKMEKRGPKRRVVVTVVVIVFLLISLVTGLLVWHFQYRNVPVRKVFNGHLRVLNWDFLDAYENSSSPDFIMLAKKVKSTVEEIYRNHADIGPYHKETVITAFSEGSVIAYYWSEFHVPKYREESLDRAMADKQSLVQRWNPRLRNPMLKVESVVAFPVDPSIAYSARDKSCVFALHAKEGEITTFTTPGFPNSPYPNNALCYWALRADANSIISLTFKTLELEQCTDDSDYIKVYNSLSPVEPHALVRLCGNYAPSYNLTFLSSQNVMLVTLVTNKEGRFPGFKAEFFQLPKMKVCGGTLKGESGTFMTPYYPAHYPPATDCVWNIEVPSNKNVKVRFNTFFVLEPGIPVSHCTKDYVEINSTKYCAERPQFVVASTNNKIEVRFHSDQSYTDTGFSAEYLSYDSSDPCPGKFTCNTGRCIDRSMRCDGWLDCVDGSDERSCTCTDQQFRCQNGWCKPKFWVCDNVNDCGDNSDELQCSCAADSFKCNNGKCIPDTRKCDGKDDCGDGSDEGSCSNAVHTAVPCKEYTYKCRSGRCISKQNPECDGEQDCEDNSDEENCNCGIRSYVRKSRIVGGQNSDVGEWPWQVSLHVKGQGHICGASLVSESWLVSAAHCFLQLQGIRYSDPSLWTAYLGLTNQGNRNGANVQTRKIKRIISHPFFNDYTYDYDIAVVELQSPVTFSSVVQPICLPDTTHNFPVGKDLWVTGWGATMEGGSGASILQKAEIRLINQTVCNELLTDQLTPRMMCVGILTGGVDACQGDSGGPLVSVEPSNRMFLAGVVSWGDGCAQRNKPGVYSRLTSLRDWIKEQTGL, from the exons ATGGAGCGGGGCCCCACggccgccggtgccggcatgaGGTACAGCGCCCAACCGCAG GACATGAACAACCTGGAGGAAGGCGTGGAGTTCCTCCCTGCCATGAACTCCAAGAAGATGGAGAAGCGCGGCCCAAAGCGGCGGGTGGTCGTCACCGTAGTGGTCATTGTTTTCCTGCTCATCTCCCTCGTCACCGGCCTCCTGGTTTGGCACTTCCAAT ACAGGAACGTGCCCGTCCGCAAGGTTTTCAATGGCCACTTGCGGGTTCTGAACTGGGACTTCCTTGATGCTTACGAGAACTCCAGCTCGCCGGACTTCATCATGCTGGCCAAGAAAGTGAAGAGCACG GTGGAGGAGATCTACAGGAATCATGCAGATATTGGCCCTTACCACAAAGAGACAGTGATAACTGCGTTCAG CGAAGGCAGTGTCATTGCCTACTACTGGTCAGAGTTCCATGTCCCCAAGTACCGGGAGGAGAGTCTGGACAGGGCGATGGCGGACAAGCAAAGCCTGGTCCAGAGGTGGAACCCCCGCCTGCGAAACCCCATGCTGAAGGTGGAGTCGGTCGTCGCTTTCC ccGTTGACCCCAGCATAGCTTACTCTGCTCGGGACA AGAGCTGCGTGTTTGCCCTCCACGCCAAGGAAGGGGAGATCACCACTTTCACCACGCCGGGCTTCCCCAACAGCCCGTACCCCAACAACGCGCTCTGCTACTGGGCACTGAGGGCGGACGCCAACTCCATCATCAGCCTGACCTTCAAGACGCTGGAGCTGGAGCAGTGCACGGATGACAGTGACTACATCAAGGTGTATAACTCTCTGAGCCCCGTGGAGCCCCATGCTTTGGTGAG GCTCTGTGGGAATTACGCCCCATCCTACAACCTGACCTTCCTGTCCTCCCAGAACGTTATGCTTGTCACGTTGGTTACCAACAAGGAGGGGAGATTCCCTGGCTTTAAGGCTGAGTTCTTCCAGCTTCCAAAGATGAAAG TCTGCGGTGGGACTCTGAAAGGAGAGAGTGGCACCTTCATGACTCCCTATTACCCGGCACACTACCCCCCAGCCACGGACTGTGTCTGGAACATAGAG GTTCCCTCTAACAAGAACGTGAAGGTGCGTTTCAACACGTTCTTTGTGCTGGAGCCCGGGATCCCCGTCAGCCACTGCACCAAGGACTACGTGGAGATCAACAGCACGAA GTACTGTGCGGAGCGTCCCCAGTTTGTGGTGGCCAGTACTAATAACAAAATAGAGGTCCGGTTCCACTCAGACCAGTCCTACACGGACACTGGCTTCTCAGCTGAGTACCTGTCCTACGACTCCAGCGATC CCTGCCCTGGCAAGTTTACCTGCAACACTGGCCGCTGCATTGACAGAAGCATGCGCTGCGATGGGTGGCTGGACTGCGTAGACGGCAGCGACGAGAGATCCTGCA CCTGTACCGACCAGCAGTTCAGGTGCCAGAACGGCTGGTGCAAGCCCAAATTCTGGGTCTGCGACAATGTGAACGACTGCGGCGACAACAGCGACGAGCTGCAGTGCA GCTGTGCAGCTGACAGCTTCAAGTGCAACAACGGGAAGTGCATCCCTGACACACGCAAGTGTGACGGCAAGGACGACTGCGGGGACGGGAGCGACGAGGGCAGCTGCAGCAATG CGGTCCACACAGCAGTCCCCTGCAAGGAATACACGTACAAGTGCCGCAGCGGGCGCTGCATCAGCAAACAGAACCCGGAGTGTGACGGGGAGCAGGACTGCGAAGACAATTCTGACGAGGAGAACTGCA aCTGCGGGATCCGCTCCTACGTGAGGAAGTCACGGATCGTCGGTGGGCAGAACTCGGATGTGGGAGAATGGCCGTGGCAGGTCAGCCTCCACGTCAAGGGCCAGGGCCACATCTGCGGGGCCTCGCTGGTCTCGGAGAGCTGGCTGGTGTCGGCCGCGCATTgcttcctgcagctgcagggcatCAG GTACTCCGACCCCAGCCTGTGGACAGCCTACCTGGGCCTGACCAACCAAGGCAACCGCAACGGAGCCAACGTGCAAACACGGAAAATCAAGCGCATCATCTCCCACCCCTTCTTCAACGACTACACCTACGACTACGACATCGCCGTGGTGGAGCTGCAGAGCCCCGTCACCTTCTCCTCCGTCGTCCAGCCCATCTGCCTGCCCGACACCACCCACAACTTCCCCGTGGGCAAGGACCTGTGGGTCACCGGATGGGGAGCGACCATGGAAGGAG GCAGCGGAGCCTCCATCTTGCAGAAAGCAGAAATCCGGCTCATCAACCAGACTGTGTGCAACGAGCTGCTGACCGACCAGCTGACGCCGCGCATGATGTGCGTGGGGATCCTGACGGGCGGCGTGGACGCCTGCCAG GGAGACTCCGGGGGTCCCCTGGTCAGTGTGGAACCCAGCAATCGGATGTTCCTGGCCGGTGTAGTGAGCTGGGGCGACGGCTGCGCGCAGAGAAACAAGCCTGGAGTCTACAGCCGGCTCACCAGCCTGCGAGACTGGATTAAAGAGCAGACGGGCCTTTAG